CCCGCGTACCGCTTCGCCTACCGCCTGTTCCACGACAACCAGTACATGAAGGAGAAGCTGGTCGAGTGGGGAGCGCTGGCGCCCCTCATCTTCATCCTGATCCAGGCCTTGCAGGTCGTCATCGCGCCCATCCCCGGCGAGGTGACCGGCATTCTCGGCGGTTTCGTCTTCGGTCAGTGGATGGGGCTCGTCTATTCGACGATCGGGCTCACGGCGGGCTCGCTCCTGGCGTTCGCGCTCGGCCGGTGGCTGGGCGACGCCTACGTGCGGCACCTCGTCAGCGAGGAGACGTGGAACAAGCTCGGGTTCATTGTGGAGGCCGAGGGCACGATTCTCTGCTTCATCATCTACCTCATCCCGGGGCTGCCCAAGGACATCGTCTGCTATCTCTTCGGGCTGTCCCCCATGCCCTTCTGGGTCTTTGCCGTGGTCTCGACGCTCGGCCGCATCCCCGGCACCTGGGTGCTGTCGGCCCAGGGGGCCCAGACCGCCACGGGGCACTATATAGAGGTAGCCCTCCTGACGGCGGCCGTCGCCGCTCTCGCCGTGCCGGCCTACTACTATCGCCACCGCATCGTGGCCTGGTTCGAGGGACGGACCCAGGATGACGAAGCGCAGGACGGGGAGAACACGCAGGATCAGGGCGGCAAGCCGGGTAAGAAGCGGCGCAAGCGCCGTCGGCGGCGCGGAGCGGGCTCCTGAGGCGGTCCCCACAAGACTTGACAGGGTCCGGCAAGCCGGGGTACAGTCGGCGGCACTTTCTCCATGGGAGGTTGTGAGTTGGTGAATCGGACGGGGAGCGGTACCGCGCAGGGCTGGTGGCGGTATTTTTACTTTACCCCCGTCTGCCCGCTGGCTCCCATGAGCTGAACCGAGGAGCCACGGGGCGGACCTACCGCCGGCCCGTGGCGAAGACAGACACCAGACGCCGCGGGTTACGGACCCGCGGCGTTTTCCATTTCGAGACAGGAGAAACGGACATGATCATCGTGCTGAAGCCGGGATCGAGCGACGCGGA
The sequence above is drawn from the Candidatus Methylomirabilota bacterium genome and encodes:
- a CDS encoding TVP38/TMEM64 family protein encodes the protein MCAYFAWLVWTDAPAYRFAYRLFHDNQYMKEKLVEWGALAPLIFILIQALQVVIAPIPGEVTGILGGFVFGQWMGLVYSTIGLTAGSLLAFALGRWLGDAYVRHLVSEETWNKLGFIVEAEGTILCFIIYLIPGLPKDIVCYLFGLSPMPFWVFAVVSTLGRIPGTWVLSAQGAQTATGHYIEVALLTAAVAALAVPAYYYRHRIVAWFEGRTQDDEAQDGENTQDQGGKPGKKRRKRRRRRGAGS